In the genome of Leptotrichia sp. HSP-536, the window GTGTCAATTCTTCCAGCCTCAAATGTAAATTCCTTTAAATAATCCAAATTATAGTTTTCTTTTAGTGTTTTTAGCAATTTGTCAATTTCTTCTGCCGTTAAAATCGAAGGTGTTCCTCCACCTATATAAATTGTGTTGATTTTTAAATCTAATTCCTGAGTTAATTTCCCAATTTCACGGATTTCGTGATAAACTGATTCTATGTATTCATCATATCGTTCTGCATATTTTCCACGTAACAGATAGGCTGGGAATGAACAGTATGAGCATTTTGTAGGGCAAAAGGCAATTCCAATATAAATTCCAATTGTTTCTTTGTCCAGATATGGCTCCTGACGTTTTACAATATTTAATAGAAGATTTCTTTTTTCATTGCTTACAAGGTATATTTTTTCCAATATTTCATCAATTTCGTTATAAGATAACCCCATCTTTAAAAAACGCCCCACAATCTTTGTAGGACGTACTCCTATTAAAATACCCCATTTATACTCATTTTTTTTATCAAACAGTTCCATTAAGGAACTTTTTGCCATAACTTCTGCCTGATCAAAATATTCTTCATTAACCTTCTTATGCGAAAATATTATTTTTTTTAAAATTTTTCCATTTTTGTTATCAATTAATACCGTATTTACAATAATTGTTTCTGCATTTTCATTTTCAGAATTTTTTAGTTTTCCACAATTTTTGTAAAAGTTTCCCACATCTTGATTTTTTTCAAAATTCACACTAATTTCCACATCATTTTCACTATTTTCCGAAAGAATATCATAATGCTCAGGTAAAAGCACACGCATAAATTCCTCAAGTTTATTTTGATTAATCTCAATATTCGCTTTTATCATCTATTTTATAACTCCCACAAAGTATAGCACCAGCACAACTATCCCAAGAATAATCCGATAATATCCAAATACCTTGAAATCGTGCTTTTTAATGTAATCCATAAAAACTTTTATCACAGCATACGCAAATACGAATGATAAGATAAATCCTAAAGCAATCAAAAACCATTCATACCCACTTAAAGCCGTACCAAGTTTCACCAGTTTCAAAAGTGTCGCCCCAAGCATTGTCGGAATCGCTAGAAAAAATGAAAATTCCGTTGCTAAAACTCTGTTTAATCCAAGCAAAACTCCACCAATAATCGTAGCAGCCGATCTCGAAGTTCCAGGAATCATCGCAAGACACTGAAACAGCCCTACTCCAATCGCAGTTTTTACTGACATCTGAGTAATAGAAGTAATTCCGCCTTCCTTTTTTTCCCTCGATTCAAGCCAAATGAGTATTGCTCCGTAAACAATTAGTGTTATTGCCACAACCACTGAATTAAACAGCACTTTATCAATAATATCATC includes:
- a CDS encoding coproporphyrinogen III oxidase, producing the protein MIKANIEINQNKLEEFMRVLLPEHYDILSENSENDVEISVNFEKNQDVGNFYKNCGKLKNSENENAETIIVNTVLIDNKNGKILKKIIFSHKKVNEEYFDQAEVMAKSSLMELFDKKNEYKWGILIGVRPTKIVGRFLKMGLSYNEIDEILEKIYLVSNEKRNLLLNIVKRQEPYLDKETIGIYIGIAFCPTKCSYCSFPAYLLRGKYAERYDEYIESVYHEIREIGKLTQELDLKINTIYIGGGTPSILTAEEIDKLLKTLKENYNLDYLKEFTFEAGRIDTLDEKKLTIIKSYGINKISINPQSFNESTLKLVNRYHDREQFDNVYKLAKNLGLEINMDLILGLPRETTDDILYTMDEISKYNMENLTIHNLAIKNASRLNKENYVHEDVLDYEKIYEKIENVTKNKGLFPYYMYRQKNSFQWGENLGYSLNGSESIYNIEMIEENKTIIGIGAGAITKLIWFDEEKHRDNIKRLVNPKDPLVWMNELPERLVQKKIEIQKLFNK
- a CDS encoding undecaprenyl-diphosphate phosphatase, with protein sequence MFADIIKVFILSLVEGLTEFIPVSSTGHMIIVDQFLQLSQNEEFANAFKIIIQLGAILSVVVYYWKRIFPFAKGLSKSQRADIIQMWIKIVIAVLPAVVLGLLFDDIIDKVLFNSVVVAITLIVYGAILIWLESREKKEGGITSITQMSVKTAIGVGLFQCLAMIPGTSRSAATIIGGVLLGLNRVLATEFSFFLAIPTMLGATLLKLVKLGTALSGYEWFLIALGFILSFVFAYAVIKVFMDYIKKHDFKVFGYYRIILGIVVLVLYFVGVIK